The Mycobacteriales bacterium genome has a segment encoding these proteins:
- a CDS encoding heavy metal-binding domain-containing protein: MRRLAEMRPGQATSLFTSDLSVNEFLLVREAGFRPLGLVLGTSIYHVGFQMGRWSKNQELDTLSSAMYHARELAMTRMESEADVLGADGIVGVRLDIEFKEFGSDLAEFIAVGTAVKADDGDNWRNNTGKPFTSDLTGQDFWTLVQAGYAPLGMVMGSCVYHIAHQRFWQTMGNIGQNVEIPQFTEALYDARELAMSRMQAEAEQLQAEGIVGVQLLSLPHRWGGHTTEFFAIGTAVRPLRADHTITTPQLVLPLTDS, from the coding sequence ATGCGCCGCCTGGCCGAGATGCGACCGGGCCAGGCCACGAGCCTGTTCACCTCGGACCTGAGCGTCAACGAGTTCCTGCTCGTCCGCGAAGCCGGCTTCCGACCGCTCGGCCTGGTGCTGGGCACCAGCATCTACCACGTCGGTTTCCAGATGGGCCGATGGAGCAAGAACCAGGAGCTCGACACCCTCTCCAGCGCCATGTACCACGCCCGTGAGCTGGCCATGACCCGCATGGAGTCCGAAGCGGATGTGCTCGGCGCCGACGGAATCGTCGGGGTCCGGCTCGACATCGAATTCAAGGAGTTCGGCAGCGATCTCGCCGAGTTCATCGCGGTCGGCACCGCGGTCAAGGCCGACGACGGCGACAACTGGCGCAACAACACCGGGAAGCCCTTCACCTCCGACCTGACCGGCCAGGACTTCTGGACCCTCGTGCAGGCCGGTTACGCGCCGCTCGGCATGGTCATGGGCTCGTGCGTCTACCACATCGCCCACCAGCGGTTCTGGCAGACGATGGGCAACATCGGGCAGAACGTCGAGATCCCGCAATTCACCGAGGCGCTGTACGACGCCCGGGAGCTGGCGATGAGCCGCATGCAGGCCGAGGCCGAGCAGCTGCAGGCCGAGGGCATCGTCGGCGTACAGCTGCTCTCGCTGCCGCACCGGTGGGGCGGGCATACGACGGAGTTCTTCGCGATCGGCACGGCGGTACGCCCGCTGCGCGCCGACCACACCATCACGACGCCGCAGTTGGTCCTCCCGCTGACCGACAGCTGA
- a CDS encoding PPOX class F420-dependent oxidoreductase produces MAKPPVPTNIDAVLAEPNPAIIATVRPDGAAVTVATWYVWDDGRILVNMDAERRRLHYLRSDPRVSLTVLDGPNWYRHVSLQGSVVSLEDDPDLSGIDRVSRHYTGSAYPNRDRKRVSAWIEVDAWNAWGFDPS; encoded by the coding sequence ATGGCAAAGCCGCCCGTCCCGACGAACATCGACGCCGTACTGGCCGAACCGAATCCCGCGATCATCGCAACGGTGCGCCCCGACGGCGCGGCCGTCACGGTCGCCACCTGGTACGTCTGGGACGACGGCCGGATCTTGGTCAACATGGACGCCGAGCGGCGCCGGCTGCACTACCTGCGGTCCGACCCGCGGGTCTCGCTGACCGTCCTGGACGGACCGAACTGGTACCGGCACGTGAGCCTGCAGGGCTCGGTGGTCTCGCTGGAGGACGACCCCGATCTGTCCGGCATCGACCGGGTTTCCCGGCACTACACCGGATCGGCCTACCCCAACCGGGACCGGAAGCGGGTCAGCGCCTGGATCGAGGTCGACGCGTGGAACGCATGGGGCTTCGACCCGTCCTGA
- a CDS encoding PIG-L deacetylase family protein, whose product MEPMPEDWRRALAVVAHPDDLEYGAAGAVAAWTAAGRDVAYLLVTRGEAGIDGMAPDEARLVREGEQRASAAVVGVDTVEFLDYGDGRIEAGLALRRDLARSIRRHRPELIVTLNHHDTWGPGSWNTPDHRAVGRTVLDASADAGNRWIFPELADEGFEPWAGTRWVAVAGSPQPTHAVDTTDTLDLAVLSLAAHRSYIEALSGQQPEAYAREFLTRASSGVADRFGGRAAVSFELIGR is encoded by the coding sequence CTGGAACCGATGCCCGAGGACTGGCGGCGTGCCCTTGCCGTGGTCGCCCACCCGGACGACCTCGAGTACGGCGCCGCCGGTGCGGTCGCGGCCTGGACCGCGGCCGGGCGGGACGTCGCGTATCTCTTGGTCACGCGTGGTGAGGCGGGGATCGACGGGATGGCGCCCGACGAGGCCCGGTTGGTCCGGGAGGGCGAGCAGCGGGCCAGCGCGGCGGTGGTCGGCGTCGACACCGTCGAGTTCCTCGACTACGGCGACGGCCGGATCGAGGCCGGGCTGGCCCTCCGGCGCGATCTCGCCCGGTCGATCCGCCGGCACCGGCCCGAGCTGATCGTCACTCTGAACCACCACGACACCTGGGGTCCGGGCTCCTGGAACACCCCCGACCACCGTGCGGTCGGACGGACCGTGCTGGACGCCTCCGCCGATGCCGGCAACCGCTGGATCTTCCCTGAGCTCGCCGACGAGGGCTTCGAACCGTGGGCCGGGACGAGGTGGGTAGCGGTGGCCGGCTCGCCGCAGCCCACCCATGCCGTCGACACGACCGACACCCTCGACCTCGCGGTGCTGTCCCTCGCGGCGCACCGCAGCTACATCGAGGCACTGAGCGGTCAGCAACCCGAGGCCTACGCCCGGGAATTCCTCACCCGCGCGAGCTCGGGCGTCGCCGACCGGTTCGGCGGGCGAGCCGCTGTGTCGTTCGAACTGATCGGCCGCTGA
- a CDS encoding aminoglycoside phosphotransferase family protein, with product MPDHPALAPVARLDARTFVQLVNDYAGTDLELLGPAPGGQVGAAFVRWPDGRDGVLTRGHGTAGAVRQTADILRLARSRGLPVPHYELVTVVPGAVAIVQERLPGQPPERAARHVVEAMVALIDRCRGLLADRPDVPPPDLHLRRSGPGFSVHESLAAYSPRTARLLAWVRKVGETGQATMQGDDLVHLDFHPENVLVDEDGSITGIVDWDGIARGDRRFMLVTLRFSAAPLGADPDTVAWLDRLIDDWLDRPTLRAYWAAMSLRQVDWAIRHFGPSEVERELTLAESRIPV from the coding sequence GTGCCCGACCATCCCGCGCTTGCGCCGGTCGCGCGGCTCGACGCGCGCACCTTTGTCCAGTTGGTCAACGATTACGCCGGCACGGACCTCGAGCTGCTCGGCCCGGCTCCCGGGGGACAGGTCGGTGCGGCGTTCGTCCGCTGGCCGGACGGGCGGGACGGGGTGCTCACCCGAGGACACGGAACCGCCGGTGCGGTGCGCCAAACCGCCGACATCCTGCGGCTCGCGCGCTCCCGCGGCCTGCCCGTGCCCCACTACGAGCTGGTCACCGTGGTCCCCGGAGCGGTCGCGATCGTGCAGGAGCGGCTCCCGGGACAGCCGCCCGAACGCGCCGCCCGGCACGTGGTCGAGGCGATGGTGGCGCTCATCGACCGGTGCCGCGGGCTGCTCGCCGACCGCCCCGACGTGCCCCCGCCGGACCTTCATCTGCGGAGGAGCGGCCCGGGGTTCAGCGTGCATGAGTCGCTGGCGGCGTACAGCCCGCGAACGGCCCGGCTGCTCGCGTGGGTGCGCAAGGTCGGTGAGACCGGCCAGGCGACGATGCAGGGCGACGATCTGGTCCACCTGGACTTCCACCCCGAAAACGTCCTGGTCGACGAGGACGGCTCCATCACCGGCATCGTGGACTGGGATGGCATCGCCCGCGGCGACCGCCGGTTCATGCTCGTGACCCTGCGGTTCTCCGCGGCGCCGTTGGGCGCCGACCCCGACACGGTGGCCTGGCTCGACCGGCTGATCGACGACTGGTTAGACCGGCCGACCCTGCGGGCCTACTGGGCCGCGATGAGCCTGCGCCAGGTCGATTGGGCCATCCGACACTTCGGACCCTCCGAGGTCGAGCGGGAGCTCACTCTCGCCGAATCCCGGATTCCTGTCTGA